The proteins below come from a single Chrysoperla carnea chromosome 1, inChrCarn1.1, whole genome shotgun sequence genomic window:
- the LOC123300749 gene encoding endocuticle structural glycoprotein SgAbd-8-like, with the protein MKVFLVACLVAICSAGRLQNNYLPPSGATQSAGASAGIIAPAYGTPGAGIRAGAGIGASSFGGARFAPQPRNPNNDIPILSYSNENNGDGSYRYSYETANGIKAEEQGALKNVGSEAEAIAVQGGFSYTDEQGNLIQLTYTADENGFQPQGAHLPTPPPIPEAILKSIQQNAAAQAAAAARGGYASGAYDQGAYNQGSYSQGSYNQGSSASSFRPAKPSFSPQSGYNY; encoded by the exons atgaaagtg TTCTTAGTCGCCTGTTTAGTCGCTATTTGTTCAGCTGGAcgtttacaaaacaattatttaccaCCAAGCGGTGCTACTCAATCTGCCGGTGCATCCGCTGGTATTATTGCACCTGCTTATGGTACTCCAGGTGCTGGTATTCGAGCTGGTGCTGGAATAGGTGCTAGTAGTTTTGGTGGAGCTAGATTCGCCCCACAACCAAGAAACCCAAATAATGATATTCCAATATTATCATACTCAAATGAAAACAATGGTGATGGAAGCTACAGATACAGTTATGAAACTGCTAATGGAATTAAAGCTGAAGAACAAGGTGCATTGAAAAATGTTGGCTCAGAAGCTGAAGCTATTGCTGTACAAGGTGGATTCTCTTACACAGACGAACAAGGAAACTTAATCCAACTTACATACACCGCTGATGAAAATGGTTTCCAACCTCAAGGAGCTCATTTACCAACCCCTCCACCAATCCCAGAAGCCATCTTAAA atcCATTCAACAAAATGCTGCCGCTCAAGCCGCTGCTGCTGCTCGTGGTGGTTATGCATCAGGAGCTTATGATCAAGGAGCATACAACCAAGGTTCATACAGCCAAGGTTCATACAATCAAGGATCATCAGCATCAAGTTTTCGACCAGCTAAACCATCTTTCTCACCTCAATCGGGATAcaattattaa